A genomic segment from Nicotiana tabacum cultivar K326 chromosome 7, ASM71507v2, whole genome shotgun sequence encodes:
- the LOC107806766 gene encoding aquaporin PIP1-2 (The RefSeq protein has 1 substitution compared to this genomic sequence), translated as MEGKEEDVKVGANKYSERQPLGTSAQSKDYKEPPPAPLFEPGELHSWSFWRAGIAEFMATFLFLYITVLTVMGYSRANSKCSTVGVQGIAWAFGGMIFALVYCTAGISGGHINPAVTFGLFLARKLSLTRAVFYIVMQCLGAICGAGVVKGFQPSLYQVKGGGANVVNHGYTKGDGLGAEIVGTFVLVYTVFSATDAKRNARDSHVPILAPLPIGFAVFLVHLATIPITGTGINPARSLGAAIIYNRDQAWDDHWIFWVGPFVGAALAALYHQVIIRAIPFKSGNLA; from the exons ATGGAGGGGAAAGAAGAGGATGTGAAGGTAGGAGCAAACAAGTATTCAGAAAGGCAGCCATTAGGGACCTCAGCACAGAGCAAAGACTATAAGGAACCACCACCAGCACCATTGTTTGAGCCTGGTGAGCTCCATTCTTGGTCCTTTTGGAGAGCTGGGATTGCTGAATTTATGGCTACTTTCTTGTTCCTTTACATCACTGTCTTGACTGTCATGGGTTACTCTAGGGCTAACAGCAAATGTAGTACTGTTGGTGTTCAAGGTATTGTTTGGGCTTTTGGTGGTATGATTTTTGCCCTTGTGTACTGTACTGCTGGTATCTCAG GTGGACACATTAACCCTGCTGTGACATTTGGTTTGTTTCTGGCAAGAAAATTGTCCCTAACAAGGGCAGTGTTCTACATTGTGATGCAATGCCTTGGTGCAATCTGTGGTGCTGGTGTTGTCAAAGGGTTCCAGCCATCTTTGTATCAGGTTAAGGGTGGAGGTGCCAATGTTGTGAATCATGGTTATACCAAAGGAGATGGCCTTGGTGCTGAGATTGTTGGCACTTTTGTTCTTGTCTATACAGTCTTCTCTGCTACTGATGCCAAGAGAAATGCTAGAGACTCCCATGTCCCT ATTTTGGCACCTCTCCCAATTGGATTTGCAGTGTTCTTAGTTCACTTAGCCACTATCCCAATCACAGGCACAGGCATTAATCCTGCTAGAAGCCTAGGTGCTGCCATTATCTACAACAGAGATCAAGCATGGGATGACCAT TGGATTTTCTGGGTGGGACCATTCGTTGGAGCTGCACTTGCTGCCTTGTACCACCAGGTTATCATAAGAGCCATTCCATTCAAGAGTGGAAACTTGGCTTAA